A region of Solibacillus isronensis DNA encodes the following proteins:
- a CDS encoding Ger(x)C family spore germination protein, with the protein MKKHHFILMLLFIPPLLSGCWGRVELQDLGIINATAIDRLDDGKTRVSVQIFIPRTITSGQGGEDPSAGSTFVREGTGDNLAHAISNLQENVPRRLFWGQCKIYIFGEELALNGIRNEIDFMARHPGPRGNAFLFVSKGEAMEMLTLVPPLERYSGEALRKSAEEESGLKTTLRDVDMALMGTSESVSMPYIKKLESTEQTKKPNETIPVIDGAAIFKKDKMVGTLNKEETRGLLWLNDAVKRSTISVQIEGQDGEISMTPTAGKIEFSPKIDGNWIMNLNFKISGDIVQNETHLNLMNKDVLKIVEKEYETALKERVTETVEKLQQEFDADVADFGRRFHQKYPKEWSKVKDNWDEKFPEVEVNIHVNAKIKGPGYIGPPAALPRNEVKE; encoded by the coding sequence TTGAAGAAACACCATTTTATTTTAATGCTTTTATTTATCCCCCCACTCCTTTCCGGTTGTTGGGGGAGAGTGGAATTGCAGGACCTGGGAATTATTAACGCCACTGCAATAGACCGCTTAGATGATGGAAAAACTAGAGTGTCAGTCCAAATATTTATCCCTCGTACAATCACATCTGGTCAAGGCGGTGAGGATCCAAGTGCAGGTTCTACTTTTGTTCGGGAAGGAACAGGTGATAATCTTGCCCATGCGATATCCAACCTGCAAGAAAATGTCCCGAGAAGACTCTTCTGGGGGCAATGTAAAATCTATATTTTCGGAGAGGAACTTGCCTTGAACGGTATCCGAAATGAAATAGACTTTATGGCTCGTCATCCAGGCCCTCGCGGAAATGCTTTTCTATTTGTAAGTAAAGGCGAAGCAATGGAAATGTTGACATTGGTTCCACCTTTAGAAAGATACTCTGGAGAGGCACTTAGAAAATCGGCAGAGGAAGAATCCGGTCTCAAAACAACGTTAAGAGATGTCGATATGGCTTTAATGGGAACTAGTGAAAGTGTTTCAATGCCCTATATAAAAAAGCTTGAATCAACAGAACAAACAAAAAAACCCAATGAAACAATACCTGTTATTGACGGGGCCGCCATTTTTAAAAAAGATAAAATGGTAGGAACGTTAAATAAAGAGGAAACGCGCGGCTTACTGTGGTTAAACGACGCGGTAAAGAGAAGTACAATTTCTGTTCAGATTGAAGGACAAGACGGGGAAATTTCTATGACACCAACAGCAGGTAAGATTGAATTCAGCCCCAAAATTGATGGTAACTGGATAATGAATCTCAATTTTAAGATTAGCGGAGACATTGTTCAAAACGAAACTCATTTAAATCTTATGAATAAAGATGTCCTGAAAATCGTCGAAAAAGAATATGAAACAGCTTTAAAGGAACGAGTAACAGAGACAGTCGAGAAGCTCCAACAAGAGTTTGATGCAGATGTTGCCGATTTCGGGAGACGATTTCATCAAAAATACCCAAAAGAATGGAGTAAAGTTAAAGACAATTGGGATGAAAAATTCCCTGAGGTCGAGGTAAACATCCATGTTAATGCAAAAATAAAAGGACCGGGTTATATTGGGCCGCCTGCTGCACTTCCAAGAAACGAGGTAAAAGAATAA
- a CDS encoding conserved phage C-terminal domain-containing protein, whose protein sequence is MKLLVNERHLFISPNLAARIGVEEALFLQQLYYRIETQGVKKEGNIWYRQTYQGWSKQCFYWNTTKVKRLITKLERYKIIISSDQFNRFNTDRSKWYRIDYEKINQLLYTEIYTQEELFPEENNSPEKKMKSNSDHSNEIANIIHYLNEKAKKNFNNHSKTNNRLIKAILKEGYTVEDCYLVIDEQVRNWKNDPQMNKYLRPITLFRPGNFESYLNDALTRQQENDFNFEPVVLDFDEGECY, encoded by the coding sequence ATGAAATTATTAGTTAACGAAAGGCATTTATTTATATCACCGAATTTGGCAGCACGCATCGGAGTGGAGGAAGCGTTATTCCTTCAGCAACTTTACTACCGGATCGAAACGCAAGGTGTGAAGAAAGAGGGAAATATATGGTATCGCCAAACGTATCAAGGATGGTCAAAGCAATGTTTCTATTGGAATACAACAAAGGTTAAAAGACTCATCACAAAATTGGAACGTTATAAAATAATCATTTCATCAGACCAATTTAATCGTTTTAATACAGACCGTTCGAAATGGTACCGAATTGATTATGAAAAAATTAATCAGCTACTTTATACGGAAATTTATACACAGGAGGAGCTGTTTCCTGAAGAGAATAACTCACCGGAGAAGAAGATGAAATCAAATTCTGACCACAGTAATGAGATTGCAAACATCATTCACTACTTAAATGAAAAAGCAAAAAAGAACTTTAACAACCATTCAAAAACAAATAACAGACTGATCAAAGCGATTTTAAAGGAAGGCTACACAGTGGAAGATTGCTACTTAGTCATTGATGAGCAAGTGAGAAACTGGAAAAATGATCCGCAAATGAACAAATATTTGAGGCCAATCACATTATTCCGACCAGGAAATTTCGAAAGCTATTTAAACGATGCGCTTACAAGACAGCAAGAAAATGATTTCAATTTTGAGCCAGTCGTACTCGATTTTGATGAAGGTGAATGTTATTAA
- the uvsE gene encoding UV DNA damage repair endonuclease UvsE codes for MTIVRLGYVAMSMELKNASPSQTMTFTQFQKIKDREAAIRKLERIALKNLENTFRLLKHNVFNEIHFYRLTSRLIPLANHEELPEWNYIKPLLEKLTEIGEYATKHNIRIDFHPDHFVVLNSPKTVVVKNSLKTLKMHYLLLKAMKIDSTHRCVLHVGGNYKETENSLEQFVDNWMDIPRAIQKMIILENDDTSFTVDDTLYLCEKLEIPLVFDYHHHLAHHYDEKWDNKWDRIVATWKDSSLPIKMHISSPKSDREFRHHSDYVDVDMFFRFLNEIKGTVPEIHCMIEAKKKDEALFHLMEEIKLREDVEIIDGSSFYLK; via the coding sequence ATGACGATTGTACGATTAGGATATGTTGCGATGAGTATGGAGCTAAAAAATGCTTCTCCGTCTCAAACGATGACGTTTACACAATTTCAAAAAATTAAGGATCGTGAAGCGGCCATACGTAAATTAGAGCGGATTGCACTGAAAAATTTAGAAAATACATTTAGGCTTTTAAAACATAATGTCTTTAATGAAATTCATTTTTATCGGTTAACCTCTCGATTGATTCCTCTCGCTAACCATGAAGAGCTGCCTGAATGGAATTATATAAAACCCTTATTAGAGAAGTTAACTGAAATTGGTGAGTACGCAACAAAACATAATATTCGAATTGATTTTCATCCTGATCATTTTGTTGTTCTGAATTCACCTAAAACAGTGGTAGTCAAAAACTCTTTAAAAACGTTAAAAATGCATTATTTATTGTTAAAGGCAATGAAAATAGATTCGACACACCGATGTGTTCTTCATGTTGGTGGCAACTATAAAGAAACCGAAAATTCTCTGGAACAATTCGTTGACAATTGGATGGATATTCCTAGAGCAATTCAAAAAATGATTATCCTTGAAAATGACGATACTTCTTTTACAGTTGATGATACGCTGTATTTGTGTGAAAAATTAGAAATACCTCTTGTATTTGATTATCATCACCATCTTGCTCATCATTATGATGAAAAATGGGATAATAAGTGGGACCGAATTGTCGCTACTTGGAAGGATTCATCGTTGCCAATAAAAATGCATATTTCAAGTCCTAAAAGCGACAGAGAATTCCGCCATCATTCCGATTATGTGGACGTAGACATGTTTTTCAGATTTTTAAATGAAATCAAAGGAACAGTACCGGAAATCCATTGTATGATTGAGGCAAAAAAGAAAGATGAAGCGTTATTTCATTTGATGGAGGAAATAAAACTTCGTGAAGATGTTGAAATTATTGATGGTTCATCTTTTTATTTAAAGTGA
- a CDS encoding S8 family peptidase produces the protein MERKLHLLPFQVDEVVEMVEVLPKGIELIAAPEIWENSKGEGITVAILDTGCDVTHPDLSERIIGGRNFTRDDNGQPDVFIDYSGHGTHVAGTIAAIYNGTGVVGVAPEASLLILKVLDKNGSGQYDWIINGINYAVEQKVDIISMSLGGSVDVPELHHAIQNAIANQILVVCAAGNEGDGQSFSNEFAYPACYNEVISVGSINLQRSSSEFSNSNNEVDLVAPGEGILSTYLNGTYAKLSGTSMATPHVSGALALIKEDANRKFERNLTEAELYAQLIKRTIPLGNSPKLEGNGLLYLTTEKYLLEVYNQELSAKALKI, from the coding sequence ATGGAGCGAAAATTACATTTACTTCCATTCCAAGTGGATGAAGTGGTCGAAATGGTCGAAGTGTTACCAAAAGGTATTGAACTTATTGCAGCACCAGAAATTTGGGAGAATTCTAAAGGGGAGGGAATTACGGTTGCGATATTGGACACAGGTTGCGACGTCACTCACCCTGATTTAAGTGAGCGTATTATCGGCGGACGGAATTTTACTCGTGATGATAATGGACAACCTGATGTATTCATCGATTATAGCGGCCATGGAACCCATGTGGCTGGCACAATTGCTGCAATTTATAACGGCACAGGAGTAGTTGGTGTTGCACCTGAAGCAAGTTTATTGATTTTAAAAGTGCTTGATAAAAATGGATCTGGGCAATACGATTGGATCATAAATGGTATTAACTATGCAGTTGAGCAAAAGGTGGATATCATCTCCATGAGCCTCGGAGGTTCTGTCGATGTACCTGAGTTACACCATGCTATTCAAAACGCAATCGCTAATCAAATTCTAGTAGTTTGTGCCGCTGGTAATGAGGGAGATGGACAGAGTTTTTCAAATGAATTTGCCTATCCTGCCTGCTACAATGAAGTCATCAGCGTCGGATCCATTAACCTGCAACGCAGTTCTTCGGAATTTTCAAATTCGAATAATGAAGTCGACTTAGTAGCCCCTGGTGAAGGAATCCTTTCAACGTATTTAAACGGAACTTATGCAAAACTAAGCGGAACTTCGATGGCAACTCCGCATGTATCCGGAGCACTTGCACTCATAAAAGAGGATGCCAACAGAAAATTTGAGCGAAATCTGACAGAGGCTGAACTGTATGCACAATTAATAAAGAGAACCATTCCTTTAGGAAACTCGCCAAAACTCGAAGGTAACGGATTGCTGTATTTAACAACAGAGAAATACTTATTGGAGGTGTACAACCAAGAATTATCTGCAAAGGCGTTGAAAATATAA
- a CDS encoding spore germination protein, protein MFLTEFEVISIRSRSLKKKEKEYDVPQQKLTQDIPLSKKLEENINFFSSLYQESPDVIFRSFTAGKNDVVIIYIEGLTDTQKLEDQILETLLNENDFDETNLLLSIKKRLPIANINMVSTYAACVDAISGGNPILLLNESEVALSLGLVKFEKRSIEEPQAETAIRGSREGFTESLGTNTSLVRRIIKDPALKMRSVTVGKYTKTKVAVAYIEGLADKTLLEEIENRLNRIDIDGVLESGYIEQFIEESTYSPFPQVLYTERPDVVCANLLEGRAVLLIEGTPFALIVPVSFFSLFQSQEDYYERFWIGSFIRTLRFLFLIIALFLPSVYVAITTFHQEMVPTDLLLSIASSRESVPFPALVEVIIMEIAFEALREAGIRLPKQVGSAVSIVGALVIGQAAVQAGIVSAPMIIVVSITGIASFMVPRYSVGLAIRLLRFPIILLAGVLGLVGVMLAFIMLIIHLSTLRSFGIPYLSPVNTLQKHPLRDTILRSPLWKMNKRPHLTGEFNETRQGKNLKPGP, encoded by the coding sequence ATGTTTTTGACGGAATTTGAGGTGATTAGTATTAGATCGCGTTCATTAAAGAAAAAAGAAAAAGAGTATGATGTACCCCAACAAAAATTAACCCAGGACATCCCATTATCAAAGAAACTTGAAGAAAATATAAATTTTTTCTCCTCTTTATATCAGGAAAGTCCTGATGTGATTTTTCGTTCTTTTACTGCCGGCAAGAACGATGTTGTTATTATTTATATAGAAGGACTAACAGATACTCAAAAGCTTGAAGATCAAATACTTGAAACATTATTAAATGAAAATGATTTTGATGAAACAAACTTGCTTCTTTCTATTAAAAAACGATTGCCAATTGCAAATATAAATATGGTTTCTACGTACGCAGCCTGTGTCGATGCAATTTCCGGCGGAAACCCCATTCTGCTATTGAATGAATCAGAGGTAGCTTTATCCTTGGGGCTAGTAAAATTTGAAAAACGTTCGATTGAGGAACCCCAAGCCGAAACTGCTATTCGAGGGTCAAGAGAAGGTTTCACAGAATCACTTGGTACCAATACCTCTTTAGTACGACGTATCATTAAAGACCCGGCGCTTAAAATGAGAAGTGTCACTGTCGGCAAATATACGAAGACAAAGGTCGCAGTTGCTTATATTGAGGGGTTAGCAGATAAAACCTTACTTGAAGAAATAGAGAATCGGCTTAACCGCATTGATATTGATGGGGTGCTGGAAAGCGGGTACATCGAACAATTCATTGAAGAAAGTACCTATTCGCCTTTTCCGCAAGTATTGTATACGGAACGGCCAGATGTAGTTTGTGCTAATTTACTGGAAGGCCGAGCCGTGTTATTGATTGAGGGGACACCTTTTGCATTGATTGTACCTGTGAGTTTCTTTAGTCTTTTTCAATCTCAGGAAGACTATTATGAACGATTTTGGATTGGGTCATTTATCAGAACTCTCCGTTTTCTTTTTTTGATAATCGCCTTGTTTCTCCCTTCTGTTTATGTTGCTATTACGACGTTTCATCAGGAAATGGTTCCAACTGACTTACTTCTAAGTATCGCATCTTCCAGAGAAAGCGTGCCTTTTCCTGCCCTTGTGGAAGTAATTATCATGGAGATCGCCTTTGAAGCATTGCGTGAAGCTGGAATACGTCTCCCTAAACAGGTTGGTTCGGCTGTTAGTATTGTCGGTGCACTTGTGATTGGACAGGCAGCCGTTCAGGCAGGGATTGTTTCTGCCCCTATGATTATTGTGGTCAGTATCACTGGTATTGCCTCTTTTATGGTCCCTCGTTATTCGGTTGGTCTTGCCATTCGTCTGTTAAGGTTCCCTATTATACTTCTAGCCGGCGTATTAGGATTAGTTGGAGTGATGCTTGCATTTATTATGCTCATTATACATTTATCCACATTAAGATCATTTGGAATTCCGTATTTAAGCCCGGTCAATACACTGCAAAAACATCCGTTGAGAGATACAATTCTACGTTCTCCTTTATGGAAAATGAACAAGCGTCCGCACTTAACCGGAGAGTTTAATGAAACGAGACAAGGAAAGAATTTAAAGCCCGGTCCATAA
- a CDS encoding cAMP-binding protein, translated as MGNNVSKASHGKTGAELISEAFGMSQNDSEALGKTGAELISEAFGMSQNDSEALLAQASEVQTTDIPLGKEDVYARDSTTTTLNNLHEDNTSAILDRNGPR; from the coding sequence ATGGGGAATAACGTTTCGAAGGCGAGTCATGGTAAAACTGGAGCTGAACTAATAAGTGAAGCATTTGGCATGTCGCAAAACGATAGCGAAGCATTAGGTAAAACTGGTGCTGAACTAATAAGTGAAGCATTTGGTATGTCGCAAAATGATAGCGAAGCATTATTAGCACAGGCGTCAGAAGTTCAAACTACGGATATCCCTTTAGGAAAAGAAGATGTATATGCAAGGGATAGTACAACGACAACTTTGAACAACCTACATGAAGATAACACATCTGCCATTTTAGATCGAAATGGGCCAAGGTAA
- a CDS encoding GerAB/ArcD/ProY family transporter, with product MEKGKISALQMELLIVPTIIATGILSIPSAAAKFAQHDMWMTPIAGSFLGFLTVFIAWKLHQLFPKMTPVQYSEEILGKLLGKIFGFVLISFYIHNTGIIVRQYSDFITKNVLLETPTLLISVTIILVSAMAVRGGIEVIARAAVICTTLYLSTAVSLLFLIKDIDVSYMLPILENGLLPVMKGGFIHQAWFSEFFILAFIFPFIKNSKEGLKSGMRASFYVMLMLLYVNFFVLTLLGVSSANQFYPVYSAVRAINVLGFFENFEVIIMASWVLGSFVKIAIFLYVSSLGLAQLFRLSDYRLVVFPLSVFIIFFSYWDIPNLVVLVDYMTSIMPFYFVLVQTILPLILLLIAYARRKRSESG from the coding sequence TTGGAAAAAGGAAAAATCTCAGCCCTTCAAATGGAACTTTTAATAGTTCCGACTATAATCGCGACCGGTATATTATCAATTCCATCCGCAGCCGCCAAATTTGCCCAGCATGATATGTGGATGACACCAATCGCAGGTTCTTTCTTAGGTTTTCTAACGGTGTTTATTGCTTGGAAGCTGCATCAACTATTTCCGAAGATGACCCCTGTTCAATATAGTGAAGAGATTTTGGGAAAGCTGTTAGGAAAGATATTCGGCTTTGTTCTAATCTCCTTTTATATTCATAATACGGGGATAATAGTCAGACAGTATTCCGACTTCATCACTAAAAACGTTCTGTTGGAAACGCCTACCCTCTTAATTTCCGTCACGATTATTTTAGTCAGTGCAATGGCCGTACGTGGTGGAATTGAAGTGATTGCAAGGGCTGCTGTTATTTGCACGACACTTTATCTAAGCACAGCGGTATCCCTACTTTTTCTGATTAAGGATATTGACGTCTCTTATATGCTTCCGATTTTAGAAAATGGATTACTCCCTGTCATGAAGGGCGGCTTTATACATCAAGCATGGTTTAGTGAGTTTTTTATTTTAGCCTTTATTTTCCCTTTCATTAAGAACTCAAAAGAAGGTTTGAAATCCGGAATGAGGGCTTCCTTCTACGTTATGCTAATGCTGTTATACGTTAACTTTTTTGTTCTCACTCTATTAGGAGTATCATCTGCCAATCAATTTTATCCAGTATACTCAGCCGTCCGTGCCATAAACGTATTAGGATTTTTCGAGAACTTTGAAGTAATTATCATGGCTTCCTGGGTATTGGGGAGCTTTGTAAAAATAGCCATATTTTTATATGTATCAAGCTTGGGGCTTGCACAGCTATTTCGCCTTTCAGATTATCGGCTGGTTGTGTTTCCTCTAAGCGTGTTTATAATTTTCTTCAGTTATTGGGACATTCCGAATTTAGTAGTGTTGGTAGATTATATGACCTCTATTATGCCTTTTTATTTTGTGCTTGTTCAGACTATTCTGCCGCTGATCTTACTGCTGATTGCTTATGCACGCAGGAAAAGAAGTGAAAGCGGTTGA
- a CDS encoding polysaccharide deacetylase family protein, with translation MKERIVKWLLVMGFVFCFPITDIMSVHALQDIAERDLSDFRVENGNSERDPEQPVDLRILQQRYPEIFFTQGPTDQKRIALTFDDGPDPRFSNDVLDVLKQYNVPATFFVLGSKAVANPEIVKRMQNEGHVIGNHTYAHPNLVEEADLGTLEREVTRTEDALNEIIGYRTKLFRPPYGFLYNELVEKLGKMNYYVIAWDVDSLDWQEDPPEVIASRVVDNIHPGAIILMHDGAESTGDRTNTTLSLQQIIPQLQEQGYEFVTVPDLLSIPFEK, from the coding sequence ATGAAGGAACGAATAGTCAAGTGGTTGTTAGTTATGGGGTTTGTATTTTGTTTTCCGATAACAGACATTATGAGTGTTCATGCATTACAGGATATTGCGGAACGAGATTTATCTGACTTTAGAGTAGAAAATGGGAATTCCGAGCGAGATCCTGAGCAGCCTGTTGACCTAAGAATTTTACAACAACGGTATCCAGAAATATTTTTCACCCAAGGACCTACTGATCAAAAACGAATTGCTTTAACGTTTGATGATGGTCCTGATCCACGGTTCTCAAATGATGTATTGGATGTTTTAAAACAGTACAATGTTCCAGCAACATTCTTCGTTTTAGGTTCAAAAGCCGTTGCCAATCCTGAAATTGTCAAGCGAATGCAAAACGAGGGTCATGTAATCGGAAATCATACCTACGCCCACCCTAACCTTGTCGAAGAAGCTGACCTCGGAACGCTTGAGAGGGAAGTAACTAGAACGGAAGATGCTCTTAACGAAATTATTGGTTACCGGACAAAATTATTTAGACCACCTTATGGCTTCCTATACAATGAATTAGTCGAGAAGCTTGGGAAAATGAACTATTACGTGATTGCCTGGGATGTTGATTCGTTGGATTGGCAAGAAGACCCGCCAGAAGTTATTGCTTCGAGAGTAGTAGACAACATTCATCCAGGCGCGATTATTCTCATGCACGATGGTGCAGAATCGACCGGGGACCGAACGAATACAACCTTATCACTTCAACAAATTATTCCACAACTGCAAGAGCAAGGCTATGAATTTGTCACAGTTCCCGATTTGTTGAGTATTCCATTTGAGAAATAA
- a CDS encoding catalase, with protein MAENKDKHVAKKEDGEREVLTTRQGHPVRDNQNIRTVGNRGPATLENYHFIEKISHFDREEVPERVVHARGSGAFGYFETYGKVGYEPVEKYTRAKVFSGAGKQTPLMVRFSTVAGAKDSPETARDPRGFAVKMYTEDGNWDLVGNNLKIFFIRDAMKFPDMIHAFKADPASNVPNPQRMFDFVSRSPEATHMITFLFSPWGIPATYRHMQGSGVNTYKWVNEEGKAVLVKYHWEPKQGIRNLTQEEANSIQATNVGHATQDLYEAIERGEYPEWELFVQIMEDDYHPELDFDPLDDTKLWPEDKFPWLPVGRMVLNRNPEDFHAEIEQAAFGTGVLVDGMDFSDDKMLQGRTFSYSDTQRYRVGSNYLKLPVNAPKVPVRTNQQRGQMDTRDPKESGENPHINYEPSMIGGYRDAGDKAYPPHQPSYNAALMSEPIDRPNNYGQAGETYRSFEDWERDELINNLSDALAICDKRIQEAMFNHFTQADEDYGRRVKEATEMKMKEIEKMAQEGKLPGRESGISKYGQGTIAANEATKDAVKKSHEADPY; from the coding sequence ATGGCAGAGAACAAAGACAAACATGTTGCAAAAAAAGAGGATGGGGAACGTGAAGTTCTAACTACTCGTCAAGGGCATCCTGTAAGAGACAACCAGAATATCCGTACAGTGGGTAACCGTGGACCAGCGACTTTGGAAAATTATCATTTCATTGAAAAAATTTCACACTTCGACCGTGAAGAGGTTCCTGAACGTGTGGTACATGCACGTGGTTCAGGTGCTTTTGGCTATTTTGAAACTTACGGTAAAGTTGGATATGAGCCAGTTGAAAAATATACCCGTGCAAAAGTCTTTTCTGGTGCCGGTAAACAAACGCCGCTTATGGTGCGTTTTTCTACCGTGGCAGGTGCAAAGGATTCACCTGAGACTGCTCGAGACCCACGCGGCTTTGCAGTTAAAATGTATACGGAAGATGGTAACTGGGATCTTGTAGGTAACAACTTAAAGATTTTCTTTATTCGTGATGCGATGAAGTTCCCTGATATGATTCATGCTTTTAAAGCAGATCCGGCTTCCAACGTACCGAATCCACAGCGTATGTTTGACTTTGTTTCACGTTCACCAGAAGCGACGCATATGATTACATTCCTGTTTTCGCCATGGGGAATTCCAGCGACATACCGCCATATGCAGGGTTCAGGGGTTAACACATATAAATGGGTGAATGAAGAAGGAAAAGCTGTGCTTGTGAAGTATCACTGGGAACCAAAACAGGGCATCCGCAATTTGACACAAGAAGAGGCAAACTCTATTCAGGCTACAAACGTTGGACATGCTACACAGGACTTGTATGAAGCAATCGAACGTGGTGAGTATCCGGAGTGGGAGCTGTTCGTTCAGATTATGGAGGACGATTATCATCCGGAACTGGATTTTGATCCACTTGATGATACAAAACTTTGGCCGGAAGATAAGTTCCCTTGGCTGCCTGTAGGTCGTATGGTACTTAATCGTAATCCGGAAGATTTTCATGCAGAAATCGAGCAGGCTGCATTCGGTACTGGTGTTCTAGTAGACGGTATGGACTTTTCGGATGATAAAATGCTGCAAGGACGTACATTCTCTTACTCAGATACACAGCGTTACCGTGTAGGCTCAAACTATCTGAAATTGCCGGTTAACGCACCAAAGGTACCGGTTCGTACAAATCAGCAGCGTGGTCAGATGGATACTCGTGATCCGAAAGAATCCGGTGAAAACCCGCATATCAATTATGAGCCGTCAATGATTGGTGGCTACCGTGATGCAGGGGATAAAGCATATCCACCACATCAGCCGTCTTATAATGCGGCATTGATGAGTGAGCCTATTGATCGCCCGAATAACTATGGTCAAGCGGGTGAAACATACCGCAGTTTTGAAGACTGGGAACGTGATGAGCTCATTAATAACTTATCGGATGCTTTGGCAATCTGTGACAAGCGCATTCAGGAAGCGATGTTTAATCACTTTACACAGGCTGATGAAGATTACGGCCGCCGTGTGAAGGAAGCGACTGAAATGAAAATGAAAGAAATCGAAAAGATGGCTCAGGAAGGTAAATTACCTGGCCGAGAGTCAGGCATTTCTAAATATGGTCAAGGTACGATCGCTGCGAATGAGGCTACAAAAGATGCTGTGAAGAAAAGCCATGAGGCAGACCCTTATTAA